Proteins from one Fragaria vesca subsp. vesca linkage group LG6, FraVesHawaii_1.0, whole genome shotgun sequence genomic window:
- the LOC101311977 gene encoding uncharacterized protein LOC101311977, with protein MSVLSPPTGKTPTKMLDRVLSSRRYASHPDADNDAADDSKTKKHLPLSFFTTRITNYLTRTGPVLPCLLLLAFVLLLIFSLLFNSRRFVCVSPYDPVSRPGFFGFDGLESDFGSLGVPWCRSKHGKTVDWTSKDLIKALEVFVPIYETRPIQNNMYGMGFDHSFGLWFITQWLKPDLMIESGAFKGHSTWVLRQAMPDKPIVSLSPRHPEKYLKKGPAYVDANCTYFAGKDFVDFGSVDWEKVMKKHGITDLGRVLIFFDDHQNELKRIKQALKAGFRHMVFEDNYDTGTGDHYSLRQICDQSYIRGGGHSCFKDSDEARIRSKRKHFWEKAVDIEELCGPDEAWWGVRGYVRDNFNHSNKLIPYAEHFQNSRFMESILDVYWELPPVAGPSLTHQTRYDPARAPPPIVEDGRYGLFQRLGLTRFDTSVFNGYTQMVYIQISKQ; from the exons ATGAGTGTCCTCTCTCCTCCCACCGGGAAAACCCCAACCAAAATGCTCGACCGCGTCCTCTCCTCCCGCCGATACGCCTCCCACCCCGACGCCGACAACGACGCCGCCGACGACTCCAAGACCAAGAAACACTTGCCCCTCTCCTTCTTCACCACCCGCATCACCAACTACTTGACCCGAACCGGACCCGTGTTGCCCTGCCTCCTCCTCCTCGCCTTCGTCCTCCTCCTCATCTTCTCCCTCCTCTTCAACTCCCGCCGCTTCGTCTGCGTCTCCCCGTACGACCCCGTCTCCCGCCCCGGCTTCTTCGGCTTCGATGGCCTCGAATCCGATTTCGGATCCCTCGGCGTTCCCTGGT GCAGATCGAAACACGGAAAAACAGTTGATTGGACGTCCAAGGATTTGATCAAGGCACTGGAAGTGTTTGTACCAATCTACGAGACCCGACCAATCCAAAACAACATGTATGGGATGGGATTTGACCACAGCTTTGGGCTCTGGTTCATAACCCAGTGGCTGAAGCCGGATTTGATGATTGAGAGTGGTGCTTTCAAGGGGCATTCTACTTGGGTTTTGCGACAAGCAATGCCGGACAAGCCTATCGTGTCCCTCTCACCACGGCATCCTGAAAAGTATCTGAAGAAGGGGCCTGCATATGTTGATGCAAACTGTACTTATTTTGCGGGGAAGGATTTTGTTGATTTTGGAAGTGTTGATTGGGAAAAAGTGATGAAGAAACATGGGATTACTGATCTTGGCCGTGTTCTTATCTTTTTTGACGACCATCAGAATGAATTGAAAAG AATAAAGCAGGCGCTGAAGGCTGGTTTCCGCCATATGGTTTTTGAGGACAATTATGATACTGGAACTGGGGATCATTATTCCTTAAGACAGATATGTGATCAATCCTATATTAGAG GAGGTGGTCACAGTTGCTTTAAAGACAGTGATGAAGCTCGGATTAGGTCAAAAAGGAAGCATTTCTGGGAGAAAGCAGTTGATATAGAAGAACTTTGTGGGCCAGATGAAGCATGGTGGGGTGTGAGAGGGTACGTGCGGGATAACTTTAACCACAGTAATAAGTTGATACCGTATGCAGAACATTTTCAGAACAGCCGGTTTATGGAATCAATTCTTGATGTATACTGGGAGCTGCCACCAGTGGCAGGACCGTCCCTCACACATCAGACTAGATATGATCCTGCTCGTGCACCGCCTCCCATTGTTGAAGATGGTCGGTATGGCTTATTCCAACGGCTTGGTTTAACCAGATTCGATACTTCTGTATTTAATGGATACACTCAGATGGTTTACATTCAGATATCTAAACAGTAA
- the LOC101312265 gene encoding auxin-responsive protein IAA27-like, whose product MSVPLEHDYIGLAETYPMERSSDRISSSSSSAHSSTEDVKTSAFNLKETELRLGLPGSQSPERKPGLALSIFGKDLEDNKQNGYPPNPSKTNPVSGAKRGFSDAIDGSSEKWVFRMSNGSEADKGPALFSPKGDSNAKTQQLCVSGQTKKEVAASVVPQSPKPVQEKQKAKVSEHVTPPAAKAQVVGWPPIRSFRKNTMASNLAKNNDDAEGKQGSGCLYVKVSMDGAPYLRKVDLKMYNNYMELSMALEKMFSCFIIGQCSSNGFPKKDGLSESRLMDLLHGSEYVLTFEDKDDDWMLVGDVPWGMFTETCRKLRIMKGSEAIGLAPRAMEKCRNRN is encoded by the exons ATGTCTGTACCACTGGAACATGACTACATAGGCTTAGCAGAGACTTATCCAATGGAAAGAAGCTCTGATAGGATTTCCTCTTCCTCCTCCTCTGCTCACTCAAGCACAGAGGATGTCAAGACCTCTGCTTTCAACCTCAAGGAGACTGAGCTGAGGCTTGGCTTGCCTGGCTCTCAGTCTCCTGAGAGAAAACCAGGACTTGCTCTTTCCATTTTTGGCAAAGATTTGGAGGATAACAAGCAAAATGGGTATCCTCCAAACCCTTCAAAAACCAACCCTGTATCTGGGGCCAAGAGGGGTTTCTCTGATGCCATTGATGGGTCTTCTGAGAAATGGGTTTTCCGTATGAGTAATGGATCTGAGGCTGATAAAGGACCAGCCTTGTTCTCTCCTAAAGGTGACAGTAATGCTAAAACACAACAGCTATGTGTGTCTGGACAAACCAAGAAAGAAGTTGCTGCTTCTGTTGTTCCTCAGTCACCAAAGCCAGTTCAAGAGAAGCAGAAGGCAAAGGTCTCTGAGCATGTTACTCCTCCTGCTGCCAA GGCACAGGTGGTAGGATGGCCCCCAATTCGATCATTTCGAAAGAACACCATGGCCTCTAATTTGGCAAAGAACAATGATGATGCTGAGGGTAAACAAGGGTCTGGGTGTCTTTATGTGAAGGTTAGCATGGATGGTGCTCCATATCTAAGGAAGGTTGACCTTAAAATGTACAACAACTACATGGAACTCTCTATGGCTTTGGAGAAGATGTTCAGCTGCTTCATAATTG GGCAGTGCAGTTCTAATGGATTTCCAAAAAAGGATGGCCTGAGTGAGAGTCGGTTGATGGATCTTCTCCACGGTTCTGAATACGTTCTTACTTTTGAAGACAAGGACGATGATTGGATGCTTGTCGGTGATGTTCCATGGGG GATGTTCACCGAGACGTGTAGGAAACTAAGGATCATGAAAGGTTCAGAAGCAATTGGACTTG CTCCAAGGGCTATGGAGAAGTGCAGGAACCGCAACTAG
- the LOC101314590 gene encoding ribonuclease HI-like: protein MSEFSLQYVPQKAVKGQAIADFLAHHPLSELTAFRELEFATVTLAPWTLYFDGSRTDTAAGAGITIANPAGDRFSCSFQLDFKCTNNQAEYEALIIGLEILLDLGVREVQFFGDSLLVVNQLVEKFKCLSSSIEPYLRKAFEVLDRFDDVYIEHIPREFNFAAN from the coding sequence ATGTCTGAATTCTCGTTGCAATATGTTCCGCAAAAGGCAGTAAAAGGACAGGCAATAGCAGACTTTCTCGCTCATCACCCACTCTCAGAGCTCACGGCGTTTCGCGAATTGGAATTCGCTACCGTGACACTCGCTCCATGGACCCTGTACTTTGATGGTTCGCGGACTGACACCGCAGCCGGCGCCGGGATAACCATAGCCAATCCCGCCGGAGATCGCTTCTCCTGCTCGTTCCAGCTCGATTTCAAATGTACCAACAACCAGGCTGAGTACGAGGCGCTGATCATCGGCCTAGAGATTTTGTTGGATTTAGGAGTCCGCGAGGTTCAGTTCTTTGGCGATTCTTTGTTGGTCGTTAACCAGCTGGTGGAAAAGTTTAAGTGCTTAAGCTCATCAATTGAGCCATACCTGCGCAAGGCATTTGAGGTGTTGGATCGATTTGACGACGTTTACATCGAGCACATACCACGTGAGTTCAACTTCGCCGCCAACTAG